The Oleispira antarctica RB-8 genome contains the following window.
GCCGCTTTAATTTGAATTGGCTCACCCGTTTGAGGGTTACGGCCAGTACGCGCAGCACGCTCTTTAACTAAGAAAGTACCAAAACCAACCAAAGCAACTTGGCCACCATCTTTCAAAGTACTACCAATGCTTTCGATCATTGCATCTAATGCACGACCTGCAGCTGCTTTTGGAATGTCCGCTTGAGCAGCGATTGAATCTACTAATTCTGATTTGTTCACACTAAATCCCCTTTTTATTTATGTACACTTAATAATTTTTGTATCTTGCGAGCAGAGCTCGCAAATCAATCTTTATTGAGCCAAGATTTATACCAACCTAGCTCACAGCCGTCAAGCAACCTTAGTGTGTGCTAGGGCGACTTTTGCCATCTTTTTTGATTTGAGCCTTATCTTTGCTCACTATTTCACCAACTAAGGGCTCAGGCTTACTTTCTAAGGCCACATCTAAAACTTCATCAATCCATTCAACAGGAATGATTTCTAGATTCTCTTGAATGTTTTGTGGAATCTCGCGCAAGTCTTTTTCATTCTCTTTAGGAATAATAACCGTACGAATTCCACCGCGATGCGCCGCCAATAATTTTTCTTTCAAACCACCAATGGGCAACACTTTACCACGCAAGGTGATTTCACCTGTCATTGCCACATCGGCACGTACAGGAATTCCCGTCATAGACGATACTATTGCAGTTGCCATACCCACACCGGCACTCGGCCCGTCTTTAGGTGTAGCACCTTCTGGAACGTGTATGTGTATATCATGCTTCTCCATAAAGTCAGCAGGAACCCCTAGGGCTTGAGCGCGACTTCGAACAACCGTTAAGGCCGCCTGAATGGATTCTTGCATAACATCACCCAGTGAGCCGGTTTTTGTAATGCGGCCCTTACCAGGGGTTATTGCTGATTCTAAGGTTAACAACTCCCCCCCTACCGACGTCCAAGCTAAACCAGTCACCTGCCCTACTTGGTTATCAACACCCGCCAAACCGAAGCTGTATTTGTGTACACCTAAATACTCTTCCAACAACTCTTCAGTGATTTCAATTTTGCTCGTCTTCGTTGCCAGCATATTTGCCTTCACTACACGACGGCAAAGCTTAGCCAATTCACGCTCTAACGAACGCACACCCGCTTCACGCGTATAATAACGAATAACATCTTTAATGCGATCATCAGCAACCGTAATTTCATTCGCTTTTAAGCCGTTCACTTTAATTTGCTTTGGCAATAAGTAACGAATAGCAATATTCAGTTTTTCGTCTTCGGTATAACCCGGAATACGGATCACTTCCATTCGATCTAATAACGGTCCAGGGATATTCATACTATTTGAGGTACAAATAAACATGGTATCGGAAAGATCGTAATCCACTTCTAGATAATGATCATTAAAGCTATCATTTTGCTCTGGATCTAATACTTCTAATAACGCAGAAGCTGGATCGCCACGCTGATCCATACCCATCTTGTCAATTTCATCCAATAAGAATAATGGGTTTTTAACCCCCACTTTTGATATTTTCTGAATCAACTTACCCGGCATTGAACCAATGTAAGTACGACGGTGACCACGAATTTCGGCTTCATCACGCACGCCACCCAATGCCATGCGTACAAACTTACGATTAGTCGCATGAGCAATAGATTGCCCTAAAGAAGTCTTACCCACACCCGGAGGCCCTACCAGGCATAAGATCGCGCCTCGTACTTTCTTAACTCTGTTCTGCACCGCTAAGTATTCAAGTACGCGCTCTTTAACTTCTTCTAAGCCATAATGTTCAGCATCGAGGATTTCTTTGGCTTTTTTCAAATCATGGCTGATGCGGCTACGTTTTTTCCACGGAATACCAATCATCCAATCGATATAACCACGCACTACCGACGCTTCGGCAGACATAGGTGACATCATTTTTAATTTTTTGAGCTCAGCTTCTGTTTTATCTTGAGCTTCTTTCGTCATGCCGGAGTCAGTAATTTTCTGCTGTAACTCTTCCATTTCATTCGGGGTATCTTCCATATCCCCTAACTCTTTTTGAATGGCCTTCATTTGCTCATTCAAATAGTATTCACGCTGACTCTTTTCCATCTGCTTTTTAACGCGGCCACGAATACGCTTCTCGACCTTAAACAAATCGATTTCAGATTCCATAACCCCCATTAAATGCTCAATACGATCACGAATATTGATCATTTCAAGTACAGATTGCTTCTCATCTAACTTAAGCGATATATGCGCAGCAATGGTATCGGCTAGACGACTTGCATCTTCAATACCCGATATCGTTGATAATACTTCACTAGGCACTTTTTTTGATAACTGAACGTATTGCTCAAAATGCCCCGTTAACGAACGCACAAGCACTTCATTCTCACGCTCAGACAGATCTGGATCAACTAGGCTTTCAGCATGACAACGAAACAAAGTATCTTCATCGATCAACTCCACAAGCTTGGCGCGATAATCACCTTCAACAAGTACTTTAACGGTGCCATCAGGTAATTTAAGCAGCTGTAAAATATTGGCAACGGTCCCTACCTGATTTAAATCACTGACATCAGGATTGTCATGACTGGCGTCTTTTTGTGCAACCAGCATAACCCGCTTGTCTTGCTCCATCGCCTCTTCTAACGCAGCAATGGATTTAGCTCGCCCCACAAACAAAGGGATAACCATACTTGGAAATACTACAACGTCGCGCAAAGGCAACAACGGCAGATAATCTTGACTCATAATAAACCTTAATACTCTATTGGAACTGCCACATTCAATTCACATTGTTTATAGAGTTGCGGGCATTGATTAAAAAAACAAGGACTAATATAAGAAAGCATAAGAAAAGACGAAAAAAAGACGAAAAAAAGACGAAAAAAAAGGGCCAACTGGCCCTTTCTTTAATAAATACACACTTTCAGCTTAAATTTTAAGCATCATCCGGTGCGACTTTATCTACCTTGTCGGCTTCGTTAGATTCGTAGATGAATAATGGCTCAGAATCACCATTAATTACACCCTCGTCAATAACAACCTTGCTTACATTCTCTTCTGAAGGAATCTTGTACATACTGTTAAGCAATATACCTTCCAGAATAGAGCGCAAACCACGAGCACCGATTTTACGCTTCATCGCTTTACCAGCAACAGCCTTTAAAGCTGACTCACGGAATTCTAACTCAACGTCTTCCATATCAAACAGTTTTTGATACTGCTTAACCAACGAGTTTTTAGGCTCTGTTAGAATCTGGATTAACGCTTCTTCGTCAAGCTCATCCAACGTTGCGATTACAGGCAAACGCCCGATAAACTCAGGAATCAAGCCATATTTAACTAAATCGTCCGGCTCGACTGAGCGTAGAATCTCACCAACTGACTTTTCTTCTTTCTTACCTTTTACGGTAGCCGAGAAGCCAATGCTGCTCTTTTCTGAACGGTCACGAATTAGCTGGTCAAGACCAGCAAATGCTCCCCCACAAATAAACAGCATGTTAGAAGTATCAACTTGCAAAAACTCTTGCTGTGGATGCTTACGTCCGCCCTGAGGTGGGACAGAAGCAACCGTACCTTCAATCAGTTTCAATAACGCCTGTTGAACACCCTCACCCGATACATCACGTGTAATCGATGGGTTATCAGACTTACGAGAAATTTTGTCAATTTCATCGATGTAAACAATACCGCGCTGAGCTTTTTCTACATCGTAGTCACATTTCTGCAATAACTTTTGAATAATATTCTCAACATCTTCACCAACATAACCCGCTTCCGTTAAGGTCGTCGCGTCTGCAATAGTGAAAGGAACGTTTAATAAACGCGCCAAAGTCTCAGCCAATAATGTTTTACCACTACCGGTTGGACCGATTAATAGAATATTACTTTTCGAAAGCTCAACTTCACCTTTGCGCTCACCAAACTGCAGGCGCTTGTAGTGATTATAAACTGCAACCGATAAAACAATTTTTGCCTTATCTTGGCCAATCACATACTCATCAAGAGTTGCTTTAATTTCTTTTGGCGTCGGCAAACTTTCCGAATCGCCTTTATTCTCGGCTTCTTGAACTTCTTCACGAATAATGTCGTTGCATAAATCAACGCACTCATCGCAAATGAATACAGAAGGGCCAGCAATCAGCTTACGTACTTCATGCTGACTTTTGCCGCAAAAGGAGCAGTACAGCAATTTGCCGCTATCTTCGCCTTTGCCTTTCGTGTCGTCGGTCATTCGACTGCCTCATTAATAACGTTTGATGTCGCACACTATTCAGCGTTACGGCTCTCTAATACTTTATCGATTAAACCATATTTCATTGCTTCATCAGCACTCATAAAGTTATCACGCTCAGTATCCTGAGCGACTTGCTCGAATGTTTGACCAGAATGCTTAGCCATAATTCGGTTCAGTCGATCTTTTGTTTCTTGGATATTATTCGCTTGAATCTGAATATCCGTCGCTTGACCTTGAGCACCACCGCTTGGCTGGTGAATCATGACGCGCGAGTTAGGCAGGCAATAACGCTTGCCCTCTGCCCCAGCATTCAATAAAAATGCACCCATACTGCAAGCTTGACCAATACACATGGTGCTTACGTTAGGCTTAATAAACTGCATTGTATCGTAGATCGACATACCTGCAGTGACCGAGCCACCCGGTGAGTTGATATACAAATGAATATCTTTATCAGGGTTTTCAGATTCCAAAAATAGCATCTGTGCAACAACCAGATTTGCCATATGATCTTCAACTTGACCCACAATGAAAATAACACGCTCTTTTAATAAACGTGAATAAATATCATATGAACGCTCTCCGCGAGCGGTCTGTTCGACTACCATAGGGACTAATGCGCCCATGATGTCATTACCTTTATCCGAATCAAACATCGATTCAAGCACTCCCTGACTCATTATTATCAGCAAAAAACAGCTATTCTTTTAAATAGCTGTTTCTAGTTTAGTCGGTGTTCTGAAAGTTGTCAGTCACTCGAAGGATGGATTATTGAGACGCGTTAGCGGCCTTAATAACTTCTTCGTAGCCTGCTTCAGTTTCAGTCACTTTTGCACTTTCTAGGATTTTTTCAACAACCTGCTCTTCTAAAGCTAACGCTTCTACCTGAGATTTTTGCTCTGGAGTATTCTTATAGTACTCACGAACCTGCTCAGGTTCTTGATACGTAGAAGCTACTTCTTCGATCAAAGCATCAATCTTTTCTTCAGAAGCGGTCAATTCAAACGCATCGATTGCTGCATTCATTAACAAGCCAACACGTACGCGACGGTCCGCTTGCTCTTTGAACAATTCAGCTGGCAACATGCTGGCATCAATACCCTGACCACCACCGAACTGCTGCAATGCTTGCTGACGTAAACGATCGATTTCTTGATCAGCCAATGCACCAGGAACGTCAATTTGATTAGCTGCAACCAAACCTTCAATTACCTGATTCTTAACGTCGTTACGAATAGCGCGCTCTAATTCACGATCCATATTGGCGCGAATGTCTACTTTGAAGCTTGCTAGGTCTTTAGATTCAACACCAAAGCCTTTAAAAAACTCTTCATTAAGTTCAGCTAGCTCAGGTTTTTTAACTTCTTTAACGACAACCTTAAACTCTACTGCTTTACCTTGTAGATCTTCTTTATGGTAATCGGCAGGGAAAGAAAGCTCGATCGTTTTTTCATCGCCAGCTTTAAGACCTTCGATTCCGGCTTCGAAACCAGGAATCATAGAGTTAGAACCCAACGTTAGGTTATAACCTTCAGCTTTACCACCTTCGAATGCTTCACCATCGATGAAACCATCGAAGTCGACAACAGCTTGATCGCCATCAACAGCCGCTTCAGTAGACGTTTCCCACTTAGCTTGCTGCTTTTGCAATGTCTCAACCATTGTTTCAACATCAGCGTCCGTCACTACAGACTTCTTCTTATTGACTTCAATACTTGCTAGATCAGCTAAAGCAATTTCTGGATAGACTTCAAATGTTGCTACAAATTCAAGATCTTTACCTGATTCGTTAACAGTCGCTTCAAAGTTAGTTGGCATACCCGCCATTTTAACGCCTTCTTTTGAAATCGCTTCAAAGAAAGAACGCTGCATTACTTGCTGTACAGCTTCTTGACGAGCTGGCTTACCAAACATTTTCTGTGCAACGTTTGGTGGAATTTTGCCTTGACGGAAACCATCAATCTTACGGCCTTTAACCATTCTTTTTAGAGCTACAACAACCTGACCATCAACGTCAGCGGCAGGAACGCCAATTGTCATCTTACGCTCTAGGCCTTGAGTAGTTTCGATAGAAATTTGCATGTTTGTCTCTCAGTTAATATTAACGTTTTGTCTGGCGATGTCGGTGCCTAGCTAAATAATAGTTAAATAGGCATACAAGTTTACTGTCAATGCACCTGACATCATAAAAGTCGCGCATTATATCCCATGCTCTGTTACAGAACCATAGCTATCAATAAACACTATAATTTCGCACGAAGGGAAAGAAGTAAATAATGGGATTAAAGAATTATTTTTCAAGAGATAAGTTGAAATTAATTAAAAATAATTAAACAGCAGATAATTTATTGAGAATATTTCTTTTTGTAGAAGTTTTTGCTTAGATATGGAAATTAGAATTACTTGAATGGATCTTAAAAAATAAGTGGGGTGGCTGAAGGGGATCGAACCCTCGACCACAGGAATCACAATCCTGCGCTCTACCAACTGAGCTACAGCCACCACATATTTTCTAACAAACCACTAACACCAACATAATTGGTACGCCCAGCAGGGCTCGAACCTGCAACCCTCGCCTTAGAAGGGCGATGCTCTATCCAATTGAGCTATGGGCGCACGGCCATCTAACTTTCGTTAGACTTAGTGGTCGGGATAGAGAGATTCGAACTCCCGACATCCTGCTCCCAAAGCAGGCGCGCTACCAGACTGCGCTATATCCCGATACAACATCAAGCTGCGAATCAATTCGCTGTCTCGGTGAAGTGGTGCGTATATTACCCACGAGCTCCCTATCCGTCAACACCTATTTTGAATTTATTTAATAAAAACAAAGACCTGTGGTTTTACCGCCTTATATTCAGCCTTAAAAGACTAAAAACATGACGCGACGATACATTAACCACTTTAACGACCTTAACCACTTTGCATTAATTGTCAGGCATGAGAAAATCACACCTTCTATATAACACCTTTTCCCCTCTAATCTACTGCAAGGTTAAAGATTTACATGAGCGCTCAAATCATTGACGGCAAAGCCACTGCCGAATCTATCCGTAAAACCGTTGCTGAACGCGTACAGAAACGCTTAGATAAAGGACTAAGAGCACCTGGCTTAGCGGTTATCCTTATCGGTAAGGATCCAGCATCGGAAGTCTACGTTAAGCACAAGCGAAAAGACTGCGAGGAAGTCGGTATTAATAGCCAAGCTTACGACCTGCCTGCCTCAACCTCACAAGGCGAACTGCTAGCCTTGATTGATACTTTAAATAACGACGAGACTATCGACGGTATTCTGGTACAACTTCCTTTACCTGCGCAATTAAAGTCTGATGAAATTCTAGAGCGCATTGCTCCTGACAAAGATGTTGATGGCTTCCACCCTTTCAATATTGGTCGCTTAGCACAGCGTATGCCTTTACTTCGCCCATGCACACCCGCTGGCATCGTAACGCTATTAGAAAATACTAAAGAACCCATTCGTGGTAAGCACGCGGTTATTGTTGGCTCTTCAAATATTGTTGGCCGCCCAATGGGCTTAGAGCTACTACTCAAAGGCTGCACAGTAACAACGTGCCATCGCTTTACTGAAGATCTAGAAAGCCATGTTCGCTTAGGTGACATCGTAGTAGTTGCTGTGGGTCGTCCTGACATTGTTAAAGGTGAATGGATCAAAAAAGGCGCCATCGTAATTGACGTAGGCATCAACCGCTTAGAAAACGGCAAGCTAGTAGGCGATGTTGAATTTGAAGCAGCCTCTCAGAATGCTAGCCACATCACACCTGTTCCGGGTGGTGTTGGACCCATGACACGCGCTAAATTACTAGAGAATACTTTGCAAGCGTGCGAAGAGCTGCATACTAAGATTTAACTTCGTTTGATTCTTTGATTTAGAAAGCAAAAAGGCCGCTAGCTGATATTCAGTTAGCGGCCTTTTTTTGTAAGTCGTACTTCAGTGCGCAAGATAATTACAGCACGAGCTGTCGGGCCAAAGCCGCGACCTACAACCTACAATAAAAGAATACCCTAAACTGTAGGTCGTACTTCAGTGCGACACTTGCCCTGCAAATATCTTTTTACCCCTGAGTCCAGCTCGTACCTTCAGGCCCATCACGCAAAGTAATCCCCTGCGCCAACAACTCATCACGCACGCCATCAGCCGTAGCAAAATCTTTCGCTTTCTTAGCATCAATACGCTTTTGAATCATTGCTTCGACGTAATCAACATCAACGTCGCCACCCGATTGTAAAAACTCTTCTGGAGGAAGCTGTAAACAACCCAAGATTGCACCCAATTCACGAAGCTGAGCACCGAGCGCAAATTTCTTTTCGCCTTCTGCTTTATTCACTTCACGAACCAAATCAAACAATACGCCAATCGCTTCTGGAGTATTAAAATCATCATCCATCGCCGTATGGAAACGCTCGCTATAATCGTTATTAGTGGCAGCAGGTACATAAGCATCTACTTGCGCTAACGCATTATAAAAACGATCCAGCTTAACCTGAGCTTCTTTTAAGCTATCTTCGCTGTAATTAATTGAACTGCGATACTGACTTGATAATAAAAAGAAGCGCACTGTTTCTGGGTGATACTTTTCTAAAATCTCACGAATAGTAAAGAAGTTGCCCAATGACTTAGACATCTTTTCGCCATCGATGCGAACTGCGCCCGCATGCATCCAGTTATTGGCATAACGACTGCCTGTCGCGGCTTCACTTTGAGCAATTTCGTTTTCGTGATGCGGGAACTTAAGATCAGGACCACCACCATGAATATCGAAATTATTACCCAAGCAGCAAGTCGACATCACTGAACACTCAATGTGCCAGCCAGGACGACCGATCCCCCAAGGAGAATCCCAATGTGGCTCATCCGCTTTTGCATGCTTCCATAAAACAAAATCTAATGGATCTTGCTTTACCTCATCAACTTCAATGCGCGCGCCCGCTTCTAGGTCATCTAAAACCTTGCCCGACAACTTGCCATAGCCTTCGAATTTACGTACTGAATAATAAACGTCGCCATTTTCAGCCGCGTAGGCATAACCCTTTTTAATTAGGGTTTGCACCATTTCGACAATGCCATCAATGTGCGCAGTTGCGCGTGGCTCCGAGCTAGGCATTTCAATACCCAATGCCTTCGAGTCAACATGCATTTCATGAATGAAACGCTCGGTTAACACATTGAAGTCTTCACCATTTTCTTTCGCACGATTAATAATTTTATCGTCGATGTCGGTAATGTTACGTACGTAATTAACGTCATAGCCTTTGTGACGCAAGTAACGCGCAATCACATCAAACGCGGTCAAGACGCGGGCGTGCCCCAAATGACAAAGGTCGTAAACCGTCATGCCGCATACGTACATACCAACCTTACCTTCAATAATGGGTCTAAATTCTTCTTTCTGACGCGTTAACGTATTATAAATTTTCAATTTTTTTCCTTTACCCTCTATGATCGAGAACGTCTTTTATTGAGAGAGTCTATTGTTGCGTAAGCGACTTATCTTCACGCAAGCCGATGGTTAAATTAAATACTGGCTTGTCGGTAGTATGATCATGACGATCTGCTACGTAATACCCTTCACGCTCAAACTGAAATACCGTCTCTGGAGCTGCTTGCGCCAGACTCGGCTCAACAATGGCGCTGATTACGGATAATGAATCAGGATTCACGTGCGTCATAAAGTCTTCGCCACCACGATCAGGAGATTCATGATTTAATAAACGCCCATAAATACGCAGCTCAGCTTCAATACCATGCGAAGCAGAAACCCAATGCACAACACCTTTAGGCTTAACTTCATCAACTGGATCTTCACCCAATACCGTTGTCACCTGAATGGCATTAACCTGGACGATATCACCGGCGTCATTTTTAATGAAATCAGTTGCTTCAATAACATAACCATTACGCAAACGAATACGCTTACCTGGGCAGAACTTTTTCTTAAACTTCTTGCTGTATTCTTCTTTAAAATCTTCCTGATCAATGAATATTTCTTTCGTAAACGGCACCTGTCTTAACAAAGAAGCAGGGGCTTCTTTCTCTTCCCCACCCTCTGAATCGGTATCAGAACCGATATCAGGCATAGACTCAACCGTAATTTCTTCATAATGGTCATCGGCCATATTAGTAATAACGACCTTTAACGGATTAATCACAGCCATAGCGCGCGGCGCATGAGTGTTTAAATCGCTGCGCAGAGCATGCTCTAACATGGCAACATCAACGACACCATCACTACGAGACACACCAATCATCTCGCAAAAATTACGAATTGACGCAGGTGTAAAACCACGACGACGCATACCTGAAATAGTCGGCATACGAGGATCATCCCAACCCGCGACAACATTTTCATCGACCAATTTCTTCAACTTACGCTTAGACGTCACAGTATAGTTGAGACTTAACCGACCAAACTCATACTGCTTTGGCTTAGCTGGCACAGGAAGATGATTGATATACCAATCATATAACGGACGATGATCCTCGAACTCTAATGTACAAACAGAATGAGTAACACCTTCTAATGCATCTGACTGACCATGAGTAAAATCATAAATCGGATAAATACACCATTTATTTCCTGTCTGGTGATGCTCAACATGGCGTATACGATACATAATAGGATCACGCAAATTCATATTGCCTGATGCCATATCGATCTTAGCGCGCAACGCATGCTCACCATCCTTAAACTCACCCGCCTTCATGCGACCAAACAAGTCTAGATTTTCTTCAACCGTACGATCACGATACGGACTGTTTTTCCCAGGACGATTGAAGTCACCTTTATATTCATCAGCCTCTTCAGGCTTAAGACTGCAGACATAAGCATTGCCGGATTTGATCAATGCAATCGCATAGTCATGCAGCGTATCAAAATAATCAGACGAAAAACGAACATCTCCAGACCATTTAAAGCCCAACCAAGTGACATCTTCTTTTATAGCATCAATGTATTCTTGGCTTTCTTTTTCTGGATTTGTATCATCAAAACGCAAGTTGCACTCGCCGTTAAATTTGTCTGCTAAACCGAAGTTTAAACAGATGGATTTAGCGTGACCCACGTGTAAATAGCCATTTGGCTCGGGTGGAAAACGAGTGATGACCTTGTCGATCTTGCCGCTGGCTAGATCCTCTTCAACGATTTTGGCGACAAAGTTATTGACGTTATTAATGTCTGACATGCGTTTTGCGTCTCTTCTGTATATCTACAATTAGATTAGATAATGCTAGTTATCAGCTGATAATCATGGAAAAAACCGTTATTATACGCGTCATACGGCCTAGAGCCATACGTAGATTCAATTTAGTCATTATAACGTTAGGAAAAACCATGATTCTTTTAAAGACCAACTTTGGCGACATCAAAATCAACCTTTTCAATGAAGAAGCGCCAAAAACAGCGGCTAACTTCCAGAAGTATGTAGAAGAAGGTTTTTACGACGGCATTATCTTTCACCGCGTAATCGACGGTTTCATGGTTCAAGGCGGCGGCATGCTTCCTGGAATGGAAGAAAAACGCACAAACGATACGATCGATAACGAAGCTGACAACGGCCTTTCGAACAAGACGGGTACTCTGGCAATGGCTCGCACCAATGACCCACACTCTGCCAGCGCTCAGTTCTTCATCAATGTATCTGATAATACGTTCTTGAACCATACCGCTAAAAACTCTGAAGGTTGGGGCTACTGCGTATTCGCTGAAGTTGTTGAAGGCATGGACATTGTAAATAAGATCAAAGGTACTCCTACGACCACTCGTCGTGGCCATCAAGATGTTCCAGTTGACGATGTAATCATCGAATCTGCGACTGTTATCGAAGCCTAAGAAGATTCCAGATATGGCCATTTATTTTATTTCTGACCTACATCTGGAACCTGCACAAAAAGCCATCACTGATGGCTTTTTGTCGTTTCTAGACTCGTTAAAGGGTGCAGAAGAGCTTTATATTCTAGGCGATTTTTTTGAAGTCTGGATCGGTGATGATTACTCCAATGAATACATTGAACTGATCAATCAAGCATTACAGCAGTGCTCTGCTAGAGGCACAAAAATTTATTTCATGCACGGCAACCGTGACTTTTTAGTTGGGCAAGCTTGGTGTGATAACGCCCATTGTGAATTACTGGATGAATCCAAACTAATCACTTTAGGCGACGAAAGCATTCTTTTGATACACGGCGATAGTCTTTGCACCGATGATGTTGAATACATGAAAGCGCGAGTTATGCTGCGTAATCCGCAGTGGCAGGAACAACTGCTCGCCAAATCAATTCCTGAGCGAATTGAATTTGCTAAGCAAGTTCGTAACGAAAGCAAAGAAAGTCAAAAAGGCAAAAGCTACGAAATTATGGATGTGAACCAAGAAGCCGTAGATAAAGCATTATCGGAAGCTAATTGCGCAACCCTGATTCATGGCCATACTCACCGTCCGAATATTCATCACTGGGAATTTGAAGGTGAAGCCCGCACTCGCTATGTTCTAGGTGACTGGGGTGATAAAGGCTGGTTTATTAAATGGCAAGCTGGCGAAGACCTGAAACTTGAGTCATTTGATCTTTAACTAATGCCCCGCTTCCCACCCCTCTCAACTAATCCCATTATTCTAGGCGCCCTATTCATTCTATTAGGCGAAGCACTGCTGGGGGTGATGGGAGGCATCATTAAACACTTATCTGAGGATCTTTCTACCCAACAAGTTGTGTTCTTCCGCAATATTGCTGGCCTCATTATGCTGCTGCCGATTTTGCTAAAAACAGGATTGTCAGAGCTAAAAACTCAACGCCTTCACTGGCATTTAATGCGAGCCGTTGTCGGGCTCATTGCCATGTACTGTTATTTCTTTGTACTCGCACGCATGCCATTAGCCGAAGCTTTTTTAGTTAAACTCACCAGCCCCTTTTTTATGCCGATCATCGCTTATGCTTGGTTAAAAGAAAGCATCGGACCCAATACTCGCTGGGCAATTATTATTGGCTTTATCGGTGCGGCGTTTATTTTAAGACCTGGCACCGATAGTTTTTCTTATTTCGCGATCATCGGCTTTATCGGCGCAGCGTTAGCCGCATTAGCAAAAGTCACTATTCGTAAAATGGGCAATACCGAAAGTAGCGTGGCGATTGTTTTTTACTTTGGTTTAATCTCAGCAATTATCTCCGCACCTCCTGCAATTTATGCCTGGCAAGAAGTACCTGATCACGCTTGGGGCTGGATTGTCACATTAGGCGCTGTCGCCACACTCGGACAACTTGCCTTAACCCAAGCCTATCGAATAGCACCCACTGGAAAGATAGGCATTTACGTATACTCATCGGTTATTTATGGCGCCGCCATGGGCTGGATATTTTGGGATGAAGTGCCACTTTGGAGCACTTGGCTTGGCAGTACTTTTATTATTGCCGCTGGGTTGATTAATATTCGAAAAAAGAAATCCACTTAACTCTATCAGCCAGCCGATTGATTAGCCGCTACTCAATTGATAAATTACAAATATTATCAGCACAATAAAGACAGTTATTTTAAGAACTCCCTTCGGCTTTAACTTATGCAACTCTGCATTTAAACGCTCTCTTGTTTCCGG
Protein-coding sequences here:
- a CDS encoding Putative transporter (DMT superfamily protein) — its product is MPRFPPLSTNPIILGALFILLGEALLGVMGGIIKHLSEDLSTQQVVFFRNIAGLIMLLPILLKTGLSELKTQRLHWHLMRAVVGLIAMYCYFFVLARMPLAEAFLVKLTSPFFMPIIAYAWLKESIGPNTRWAIIIGFIGAAFILRPGTDSFSYFAIIGFIGAALAALAKVTIRKMGNTESSVAIVFYFGLISAIISAPPAIYAWQEVPDHAWGWIVTLGAVATLGQLALTQAYRIAPTGKIGIYVYSSVIYGAAMGWIFWDEVPLWSTWLGSTFIIAAGLINIRKKKST